From Coraliomargarita parva, one genomic window encodes:
- the ppk1 gene encoding polyphosphate kinase 1 translates to MPKDTKNSHRFPYFNRELSWLAFNRRVLEQAESDNYPLLERMKYLAFVSSNLDEFFEIRVSGLMQQVKSGLIERGPDGLGPKEQLRRIQSIAKRLVSDQNDCWKTQILPGLEGANILFRQYDQLTRNEKAWVRRYFEEQVYPVLTPLAIDPAHPFPQLVNKALYILASIDDPKTRMIERMMAIIPVPRILPRIVKIDVPRRGHPEVYIFLSDVVQQFVKQLFPGLRVRSAEPFRITRNSDLYFDEEEVENLLRQIEEELMKREKGAAVRLEIGKNADPILLQEFLEKIDLSPEQVFSTDGPINPLRLMGVYDLIDRPDLKFKPYVPHVEAELEVPDRLFENIAAKDYLLHQPYDSFQPFIDFIKQAAHDPDVFAIKQTLYRTSGDSPIVEALIDASRNGKQVTVLVEIKARFDEANNIQWARQLEDVGVHVVYGLVGLKTHCKTCMIVRREGDRLRRYVHLGTGNYNQKTAKLYTDLSFFTSRDDITEDVANLFNTLTGFAHSPSFSKLLVAPFNLHSTLQQYIRTETRNAKAGRPARIIAQTNSLVDQQTIDNLYLASQAGVKVDLIVRGICNLVPGIKGVSENIRVRSILGRYLEHSRIFYFENAKGPQAHILAGSADWMPRNFFRRIECVYPVEDPEIRKRVYQILETYLQDTKNARILRANGAYQGIRAKEAVASQEIFAQQAGERRRKRPDHENVEAVAQSAIPIIPLLGPTSNS, encoded by the coding sequence GTGCCCAAAGATACTAAAAATTCACATCGTTTTCCATATTTTAACCGCGAACTCAGTTGGCTGGCATTCAACCGTCGTGTGTTGGAACAGGCGGAATCCGACAATTATCCGCTGCTGGAGCGGATGAAATACCTCGCATTTGTTAGTTCCAACCTAGACGAATTCTTCGAAATCCGCGTATCCGGCCTCATGCAGCAGGTCAAATCAGGGCTGATCGAGCGTGGCCCGGACGGCCTGGGCCCCAAGGAACAGCTCCGACGTATCCAGAGTATCGCCAAACGCCTGGTCTCGGATCAGAATGACTGCTGGAAAACTCAGATTCTGCCCGGCCTGGAAGGGGCAAACATACTCTTCCGCCAATATGACCAATTGACCCGCAACGAGAAGGCCTGGGTGCGCCGTTACTTCGAAGAGCAGGTTTACCCGGTCCTCACTCCCCTCGCAATCGACCCGGCACACCCCTTCCCTCAACTGGTCAACAAGGCACTCTACATCCTCGCCTCGATCGACGATCCGAAGACACGCATGATCGAGCGGATGATGGCGATCATTCCGGTCCCCCGGATCCTGCCCCGCATCGTTAAGATCGACGTACCGCGGCGAGGCCATCCCGAAGTCTATATCTTCCTGAGTGATGTGGTGCAGCAATTCGTCAAGCAGCTCTTCCCGGGCTTGCGGGTCCGTTCGGCCGAGCCCTTCCGCATCACCCGGAACAGCGACCTCTACTTCGATGAGGAAGAAGTCGAGAACCTCCTGCGCCAGATCGAGGAGGAATTGATGAAGCGCGAAAAAGGTGCCGCCGTGCGCCTGGAGATCGGCAAAAATGCGGATCCGATCCTCCTTCAGGAATTCCTCGAAAAGATCGACCTGAGCCCGGAACAAGTCTTTTCCACGGATGGACCGATCAACCCGCTTCGACTGATGGGTGTCTATGACCTGATCGACCGGCCGGACCTCAAGTTCAAGCCCTATGTCCCCCATGTAGAGGCAGAGTTGGAGGTACCGGATCGCCTCTTCGAGAACATCGCGGCAAAGGACTACCTACTCCACCAGCCCTACGACAGCTTTCAGCCCTTTATCGACTTCATTAAACAGGCCGCCCACGACCCGGATGTCTTTGCCATCAAGCAAACCCTGTACCGGACCTCGGGCGACTCCCCGATCGTTGAAGCATTGATCGATGCCTCTCGCAACGGGAAACAGGTCACCGTGCTGGTCGAAATCAAGGCCCGTTTCGACGAGGCCAACAACATCCAGTGGGCCCGGCAGCTCGAAGATGTCGGCGTGCATGTCGTCTACGGTCTGGTTGGCCTGAAGACCCACTGTAAGACCTGCATGATAGTACGGCGCGAGGGCGATCGCTTGCGGCGCTATGTGCATCTCGGAACAGGGAACTACAACCAGAAAACCGCAAAGCTGTATACCGACCTCAGCTTCTTCACCTCACGTGACGACATTACGGAAGACGTCGCCAACCTCTTCAACACACTCACCGGCTTCGCTCACTCCCCAAGCTTCAGTAAGCTGCTGGTCGCACCGTTCAACCTGCACAGCACCCTGCAGCAATATATTCGGACCGAGACACGCAACGCCAAAGCCGGACGGCCGGCGCGCATCATTGCACAAACCAACAGTCTCGTGGACCAGCAGACGATCGACAATCTCTACCTCGCCTCCCAAGCGGGCGTGAAAGTTGACCTGATCGTCCGCGGCATCTGCAATCTGGTCCCCGGCATCAAAGGGGTCAGCGAGAACATCCGCGTGCGCAGTATCCTGGGGCGCTACCTGGAACACAGCCGTATCTTCTATTTCGAGAATGCCAAGGGCCCCCAAGCCCACATCCTAGCGGGGAGCGCCGACTGGATGCCGCGTAATTTCTTCCGGCGCATCGAATGCGTGTACCCGGTGGAAGACCCGGAAATCCGCAAGCGCGTATACCAGATCCTTGAGACCTATCTGCAGGATACCAAAAATGCACGTATCCTACGCGCCAATGGTGCCTATCAGGGAATCCGGGCCAAAGAAGCCGTCGCATCCCAGGAAATCTTTGCCCAGCAAGCCGGTGAACGTCGCCGAAAACGACCCGACCACGAAAATGTCGAGGCGGTCGCGCAAAGCGCGATTCCGATCATCCCCCTGTTGGGACCAACCAGTAACAGCTGA
- the add gene encoding adenosine deaminase: MKNILSCLRKLTLLTCLSSTLAGFSPDPELERFVMGLPKAELHLHMEGTMEPELFLKIAARNGMEVPYSEPDEVRERLRTAHDLPSFIEIYEELIGVVKYPEDIRDITLHYYRKAYSQGVRHVEMYFDPQLHLERGMGLDQVFEGLAMGKAAAESEMELTIGFIMAFLRDRPAETAMQVLEDAKPWHKQLMGVGLDNPEVVNFPEKFKEVYAKAKGYGLRLTSHCDVGQKNTIENHWGVIRTLGVERIDHGLNVLDDPELLAEVKARGIGLTGVPSLFYREIPGRLEYRAGAVKGLLDAGVEISIHSDDPGMKRGLYVGDLMLRAQSVTGMTRADLVALAKNSFRTAWISDTERAYYLAMIDDYVASFD; this comes from the coding sequence ATGAAAAACATCCTATCCTGCCTTCGTAAACTCACTCTGCTGACTTGTCTGAGTAGTACACTTGCCGGCTTTAGCCCGGACCCTGAACTGGAGCGCTTTGTGATGGGCCTGCCAAAAGCGGAGCTGCATCTGCACATGGAAGGGACTATGGAGCCGGAGCTTTTTCTCAAGATTGCCGCCCGCAACGGGATGGAAGTGCCATATTCCGAACCGGATGAAGTCCGGGAGCGTTTGAGGACGGCTCATGACCTGCCCAGTTTTATCGAGATCTACGAGGAATTGATCGGCGTTGTAAAGTATCCGGAAGATATCCGGGATATCACCCTGCATTACTACCGGAAGGCTTACAGCCAGGGGGTGCGTCATGTGGAAATGTACTTCGATCCCCAGTTACACCTGGAGCGCGGGATGGGCTTGGATCAGGTTTTTGAAGGCTTGGCCATGGGCAAGGCTGCCGCTGAATCCGAGATGGAGCTCACGATCGGGTTTATTATGGCCTTCCTGCGTGACCGACCGGCGGAGACGGCCATGCAAGTCCTCGAGGATGCGAAGCCCTGGCACAAGCAGTTAATGGGGGTGGGGCTCGATAATCCGGAGGTCGTGAACTTCCCGGAAAAGTTCAAGGAGGTTTACGCCAAGGCCAAGGGCTACGGGCTGCGCTTGACCAGCCACTGCGATGTGGGGCAGAAGAACACAATAGAGAATCACTGGGGTGTCATCCGTACCCTTGGGGTGGAGCGGATCGACCATGGCTTGAATGTACTCGACGACCCGGAATTGCTGGCCGAAGTGAAGGCGAGGGGGATCGGGCTGACTGGCGTGCCTTCCTTGTTCTACCGTGAGATTCCCGGACGATTGGAATATCGTGCGGGTGCCGTTAAGGGCCTGCTGGACGCGGGGGTCGAAATCTCGATCCATTCCGATGATCCGGGCATGAAACGCGGTCTCTACGTGGGTGACCTGATGCTGCGCGCCCAGTCGGTGACCGGCATGACACGTGCAGACCTGGTTGCTCTTGCGAAGAATAGTTTCCGCACCGCATGGATCTCAGATACGGAACGTGCGTATTACCTCGCCATGATCGACGACTATGTGGCGTCTTTCGACTGA
- a CDS encoding P-II family nitrogen regulator: MKFIIAIIKPFKLEEVKDALAEIGIDGMTVAEVKGFGRQKGHTEIYRGSEYTVDFLPKVQVEVAVADDKAEEAVATISQAAKTGKIGDGKIFVLPLEQTVRIRTEESGDEAL; this comes from the coding sequence ATGAAATTCATTATCGCAATCATCAAGCCCTTCAAACTCGAGGAAGTGAAGGACGCGCTCGCTGAAATCGGCATCGACGGCATGACCGTCGCTGAAGTCAAGGGCTTCGGCCGTCAAAAAGGCCATACCGAAATCTACCGAGGCAGCGAATACACCGTGGACTTTCTTCCCAAAGTTCAGGTCGAAGTGGCCGTGGCCGACGACAAAGCCGAAGAAGCGGTCGCCACCATCAGCCAAGCCGCCAAGACCGGCAAGATCGGGGATGGCAAGATCTTCGTCCTCCCGCTCGAACAAACCGTCCGGATCCGGACGGAGGAGAGCGGAGATGAAGCCCTGTAA